A single genomic interval of Aureliella helgolandensis harbors:
- a CDS encoding DUF2752 domain-containing protein: MPHQSPQTEGPPSLRSPRKLPASLRWLCLLVGGGTLGLLILARSLEPAAAGIGTHQQLGLPACLSMVWLNRPCPACGMTTSWALFTRCEFAASASANLGGFLLATIALAFLPVSCYFFLRGRATRGSWFSLALALALASALGAAAMQSWLR, translated from the coding sequence ATGCCGCATCAATCGCCCCAGACCGAGGGGCCTCCCTCGCTTCGTTCTCCGCGCAAGTTGCCTGCAAGCCTCCGTTGGCTCTGCCTGCTGGTGGGCGGTGGCACGCTGGGGCTGCTGATCCTAGCTCGCAGCCTTGAGCCGGCAGCAGCGGGAATCGGCACCCACCAACAATTGGGGCTGCCTGCCTGCCTTTCCATGGTTTGGCTGAATCGCCCCTGCCCCGCCTGCGGCATGACGACCTCATGGGCCCTGTTCACCCGCTGCGAGTTTGCCGCGTCCGCCTCGGCCAACCTGGGGGGATTTTTGCTAGCCACAATCGCTCTAGCATTCTTGCCGGTGAGTTGCTATTTCTTCCTACGGGGACGAGCAACTCGAGGGTCTTGGTTCTCACTAGCACTTGCTCTAGCGTTGGCTTCGG